A genomic window from Camelina sativa cultivar DH55 chromosome 2, Cs, whole genome shotgun sequence includes:
- the LOC104756694 gene encoding agamous-like MADS-box protein AGL62 — protein MVKKSKGRQKIEMVKMKNESNLQVTFSKRRSGLFKKASELCTLCGAEIAIIVFSPGRKVFSFGHPSVKSVIDRFLNNNPPAPHQHNNMQLSEVHRNSVVQDLNIHLTQLLGQLESEKKKTEELRKIREKTKADGHWWEDPVEGLAFNQLSEFKGHLESLKKIVTQEASKFFQATVPNFYVGSSSNAPFGLDDGSHIRHDMDMFSQRRMVDINAFNYNQNPIHPNLALQFGYNNHGNINEGFVQEYNMNYRQEYNPNHNQNQNQSFKRESISEYEYHHGQGQGPQGHPPHSRSGY, from the exons atggtGAAGAAAAGTAAAGGTCGTCAAAAGATAGAGATGGTCAAAATGAAAAACGAAAGTAACCTTCAAGTTACTTTTTCGAAAAGAAGATCTGGACTTTTCAAGAAGGCTAGTGAGCTTTGTACACTTTGTGGTGCAGAAATCGCCATAATTGTGTTCTCACCCGGTCGAAAGgtcttttcttttggtcatCCGAGTGTTAAATCTGTGATTGATCGATTTTTAAACAATAACCCACCAGCTCCTCACcaacacaacaacatgcaactCAGTGAAGTCCACAGAAATTCTGTTGTTCAGGATCTGAATATCCATTTGACTCAg CTGTTGGGCCAACTAGaatctgagaagaagaagactgaagaGCTGAggaaaataagagagaagacaaaagcCGATGGACATTGGTGGGAAGATCCCGTTGAAGGACTTGCGTTTAATCAACTCAGTGAATTCAAAGGTCATCTTGAGAGTTTGAAGAAGATAGTTACACAGGAAGCTTCCAAATTTTTTCAGGCAACAGTTCCAAACTTTTATGTGGGAAGCTCTAGCAATGCTCCTTTTGGGCTTGATGATGGGAGTCATATCCGCCATGATATGGACATGTTTAGTCAAAGAAGAATGGTGGACATAAATGCCTTCAACTACAACCAGAACCCGATTCACCCTAATCTTGCTTTACAGTTTGGATACAATAATCATGGTAACATCAACGAAGGGTTTGTTCAGGAGTACAATATGAACTACAGACAAGAGTATAATCCAaaccacaaccaaaaccaaaaccagagtTTTAAGAGAGAAAGCATCTCTGAATATGAATATCATCATGGTCAAGGTCAAGGACCTCAAGGTCATCCTCCACACTCTAGGTCTGGTTACTAA